The following coding sequences are from one Panicum hallii strain FIL2 chromosome 5, PHallii_v3.1, whole genome shotgun sequence window:
- the LOC112891541 gene encoding putative laccase-5 — MGARHGLRRGHAASACPFIAFAAAVLLALPGLAAGDTHYYTFNVRMTNVTRLCVTKSIPTVNGQFPGPKLTVREGDRLVVKVHNHINYNVSFHWHGVRQLRNGWADGPSYITQCPIQGGQSYVYDFTVTGQRGTLWWHAHFSWLRVHLYGPLVILPKRAEGYPFPRPYKEVPILFGEWFNADTEAVINQALQTGGGPNVSDAYTFNGLPGPTYNCSAQDTYKLKVKPGRTYMLRLINSALNDELFFGIANHTLTVVEADANYVKPFTVQTLVISPGQTMNVLLTTASNPASPAYAMAISPYTNTQGTFDNTTAVAVLEYAPAPAGNLPLPALPLYNDTGAVTNFSRNFRSLASAQYPARVPLAVDRHLLFTVGLGTDPCPSNQTCQGPNGTKFAASINNNSFFRPRTALLEAHYQRRYAGVLLANFPTTPPHPFNYTGTPPNNTFVQHGTRVVPLRFNTSVELVLQGTSIQGAESHPLHLHGYNFFVVGEGFGNFDPVNDPPRYNLADPVERNTISVPTAGWVAVRFLADNPGVWLMHCHFDVHLSWGLSMAWLVNDGPLPNQKMLPPPSDLPKC; from the exons ATGGGCGCTCGCCATGGTCTCCGGCGAGGGCACGCCGCCTCCGCATGCCCCTTCatcgccttcgccgccgccgtcctgctcGCCCTGCcgggcctcgccgccggcgacaccCACTACTACACGTTCAAC GTGCGGATGACGAATGTGACGCGGCTGTGCGTGACGAAGAGCATCCCGACGGTGAACGGGCAGTTCCCGGGGCCGAAGCTGACCGTGCGGGAAGGCGACCGCCTCGTGGTCAAGGTCCACAACCACATCAACTACAATGTCTCGTTCCACTG GCACGGCGTCCGGCAGCTGCGCAACGGGTGGGCGGACGGGCCGTCGTACATCACGCAGTGCCCGATCCAGGGCGGGCAGAGCTACGTGTACGACTTCACCGTGACGGGGCAGCGCGGGACGCTGTGGTGGCACGCGCACTTCTCCTGGCTGCGCGTCCACCTCTACGGCCCGCTCGTCATCCTCCCCAAGCGCGCCGAGGGGTACCCGTTCCCGCGACCCTACAAGGAGGTGCCCATCCTCTTCG GTGAGTGGTTCAACGCGGACACGGAGGCGGTCATCAACCAGGCCTTGCAGACTGGCGGTGGCCCGAATGTCTCCGATGCTTACACCTTCAATGGGCTTCCAGGCCCAACATACAACTGCTCAGCCCAAG ACACGTACAAGCTGAAGGTGAAGCCCGGGAGGACGTACATGCTCCGGCTCATCAACTCCGCGCTCAACGACGAGCTCTTCTTCGGCATCGCCAACCACACCCTCACCGTCGTGGAGGCGGACGCCAATTACGTCAAGCCGTTCACCGTCCAGACGCTCGTCATCTCGCCGGGGCAGACCATGAACGTGCTCCTTACGACGGCCTCGAACCCGGCCTCCCCGGCGTACGCCATGGCCATCTCGCCCTACACCAACACCCAGGGCACGTTCGACAACACCACCGCCGTGGCCGTCCTCGAGTACGCCCCGGCGCCGGCCGGGAACCTCCCCCTGCCGGCCCTGCCGCTGTACAACGACACCGGCGCGGTGACCAACTTCTCCCGCAACTTCCGCAGCCTCGCCAGCGCGCAGTATCCGGCGCGCGTGCCGCTGGCGGTGGACCGGCACCTGCTCTTCACCGTCGGCTTGGGCACGGACCCGTGCCCGTCCAACCAGACGTGCCAGGGCCCCAACGGCACCAAGTTCGCGGCCTCCATCAACAACAATTCCTTCTTCCGGCCCCGGACGGCGCTCCTGGAGGCGCACTACCagcggcgctacgccggcgtGCTGCTGGCCAACTTCCCCACGACCCCGCCGCACCCGTTCAACTATACGGGCACGCCGCCGAACAACACGTTCGTGCAACACGGCACGCGGGTGGTGCCGCTCAGGTTCAACACCTCCGTGGAGCTGGTGCTGCAGGGGACGAGCATCCAGGGCGCCGAGAGCCACCCGCTGCACCTGCACGGCTACAACTTCTTCGTCGTCGGGGAGGGGTTCGGCAACTTCGACCCGGTCAACGACCCGCCCAGGTACAACCTCGCCGACCCCGTCGAGAGGAACACCATCAGCGTGCCCACCGCCGGCTGGGTCGCCGTCCGCTTCCTCGCTGACAACCCGG GTGTGTGGCTCATGCACTGCCACTTCGACGTTCACTTGAGCTGGGGCCTGTCCATGGCGTGGCTCGTCAACGACGGCCCGCTGCCGAACCAGAAGATGCTACCGCCGCCGTCCGATCTTCCGAAATGCTAG